A single Pseudobacteriovorax antillogorgiicola DNA region contains:
- a CDS encoding ATP-binding protein has product MSGENSLSSKPPRRGHLAFFIVVALGLVISYLAFREFETAKLESQSQQLQHLRTLENQRIDAEVARKRSLLNYINRFFAASQRVDAQEFKKFAEFGIEQFGLLGICWSGFETHEVFRIETQRPVCNYLDPLEPNQLLSNGSLIKLSQYTVSGGGQEGYISIFFSLGTLVPESTDSSLQYYFVIINEIKNQLNLLQVQDGIVKPVDGMLPENELSHTHRVFYFNGFQLLFLSRSASPIARFSSIEIVFLASIIVLFFMIGLYLFTQIEQKQKIAMEVEAKTLELSETNKSLLVAKQIAEEANRLKSMFLANMSHEIRTPLNGIIGLVTLLEDDIRNPQHKQTIQTIISSCDTLLTVINDILEVSKLGERKVELEHRPFDLIATLNEMVKLYGFVAEKSNLKFQLNIPKGFQELWIESDEARLKQILGNLISNGIKFTPQGQISLSLRVDENSPGSNLQRTIHLEVEDTGIGLSPEDQRKLFQPFSQVDVSTTRVYGGTGLGLSICKMLVELFGGSIEVNSTIEQGSTFTVTVTVDLASRPTAVTPIDMKPTTEKTNEPSLSHSQLQVLVVDDNDTNLAVACGFLKKLFNIEPDTAKDGLQAVEACQDKIYDLILMDCHMPNMDGFEATKKIRLESRHNQKSLIVALTASVMAEDIEKIKASGMNDVMGKPLKKTILNDLIGQYFPISNVS; this is encoded by the coding sequence ATGAGCGGAGAAAATAGCCTAAGTTCAAAACCTCCTCGTCGTGGACATCTAGCCTTTTTCATCGTTGTTGCCCTGGGCTTGGTCATTAGCTACCTTGCCTTTCGAGAATTTGAAACAGCCAAGCTAGAATCTCAATCTCAACAGCTTCAACATCTCAGAACATTAGAAAACCAAAGAATCGACGCAGAGGTCGCCCGCAAACGATCACTTCTAAACTATATCAATCGATTCTTTGCTGCCTCTCAAAGGGTGGATGCCCAAGAGTTTAAGAAATTCGCTGAATTTGGCATCGAGCAATTTGGTCTGCTTGGCATCTGTTGGTCTGGTTTTGAGACCCACGAAGTCTTTAGGATTGAGACGCAGCGACCCGTGTGCAACTACCTCGATCCGCTGGAACCGAATCAACTTTTATCGAATGGCTCTCTCATCAAACTATCTCAATACACTGTTTCTGGTGGAGGACAGGAAGGCTACATCAGTATTTTCTTTTCTCTGGGTACTCTGGTGCCGGAGTCCACCGATAGTAGTTTGCAGTACTACTTCGTAATCATCAATGAGATTAAAAACCAGCTGAACCTTTTGCAGGTGCAAGACGGTATCGTCAAGCCTGTGGATGGCATGCTACCAGAAAATGAACTGAGCCATACTCATCGAGTTTTCTACTTCAATGGCTTTCAGCTGCTTTTTCTCAGCCGTAGTGCCAGTCCGATAGCAAGATTTAGCAGCATCGAGATTGTCTTTCTAGCCTCGATTATCGTGCTGTTTTTTATGATTGGACTCTATCTTTTCACCCAGATCGAGCAAAAGCAAAAAATTGCCATGGAGGTTGAAGCCAAAACTCTGGAGCTTTCCGAAACAAACAAGTCTCTCCTAGTTGCAAAGCAGATTGCTGAAGAGGCAAACCGGCTAAAGTCCATGTTCCTTGCCAATATGAGTCATGAAATTCGAACACCATTGAATGGTATTATTGGTCTCGTAACGCTTCTGGAGGATGATATTCGCAACCCTCAGCATAAGCAAACCATACAAACCATCATCAGTAGCTGCGATACTCTACTCACTGTCATCAATGATATCCTGGAAGTGTCAAAGCTTGGCGAGCGAAAGGTCGAGCTTGAACATCGCCCATTCGATCTGATTGCAACTCTTAACGAAATGGTAAAGCTCTACGGCTTTGTTGCTGAAAAATCAAACTTGAAGTTCCAGCTCAACATTCCCAAAGGCTTTCAAGAACTATGGATTGAGAGTGACGAGGCACGCCTCAAGCAGATCCTCGGTAATCTGATTAGCAATGGGATAAAGTTTACCCCTCAAGGCCAGATATCACTTTCACTCCGGGTCGATGAGAACAGCCCAGGCTCGAATCTTCAGCGAACGATTCATTTAGAAGTAGAGGATACCGGAATTGGCCTTAGTCCAGAAGATCAGAGGAAGCTGTTCCAGCCGTTTTCCCAAGTCGATGTATCGACCACGCGGGTTTATGGCGGCACAGGCCTCGGCTTATCTATATGCAAAATGCTCGTGGAATTATTCGGAGGCTCGATCGAGGTTAATAGCACCATCGAACAAGGTTCCACGTTTACCGTGACCGTCACAGTAGATCTCGCTTCTAGGCCTACAGCCGTCACCCCGATCGACATGAAGCCTACCACAGAAAAGACGAACGAACCCAGCCTAAGCCATTCGCAGTTACAAGTGCTTGTGGTCGATGACAATGATACAAACCTTGCAGTAGCTTGTGGTTTCTTAAAAAAGTTGTTTAATATTGAACCTGATACTGCGAAAGATGGTTTGCAAGCCGTAGAAGCCTGCCAGGACAAAATCTATGACCTTATTCTGATGGACTGTCATATGCCGAACATGGACGGATTTGAGGCTACCAAGAAAATTCGCCTCGAAAGCCGGCACAATCAGAAATCATTAATCGTCGCTCTCACTGCCAGTGTGATGGCCGAGGATATTGAAAAAATCAAGGCTTCGGGAATGAATGATGTGATGGGCAAGCCATTGAAGAAGACGATCTTAAACGACTTGATAGGCCAATACTTCCCCATCTCCAACGTTTCTTAG
- a CDS encoding O-antigen ligase family protein, with the protein MQPSGTLSLAGLALSVILSGVVFLSQAPAWVALIPLGLFGIIELVQKLMTIHPRYFLYIMLALSYFVDDVNFQPWGPENTISEILGAFFYQSYQVTPLEVLSLCLAVWIGISAPKITRHIWWREGLGVGLFMVGLYQVGTFLSLGVGLSKGGDIGQHLIQTRLHHLLPIWFFIGFTLISSETHLKVVFRILVLATTFKSVQGVVNFAAHWGTYTDPENEYLIDHFFSIYAAVAIVYLFYQVLESSDPRHRLWSGIGLVPVVIAFVLNDRRTAVAGLGVAGLVFLGSRSKQWYRRYRRALSTGTLVLVAMTAATWNVPPPVGILGSTVKSLVVGESQQTDRPDYRVLENANLLHGVAQEPIMGMGTGRQVANVFGMPDLSEIFPTFLLTPHNLFLANWAYGGPLVVAVLTSLIVFMTALSLRLLRFPRHPDHFLLGLLSFVFFMQLLAYVIGDLGTYVQRNLVTAGLLFGALFRLTRRVDCD; encoded by the coding sequence ATGCAGCCGTCAGGCACCCTTTCCTTAGCTGGACTGGCCCTAAGCGTAATTCTTTCGGGAGTGGTATTTTTGAGCCAGGCCCCGGCATGGGTGGCCCTCATACCTCTAGGTCTTTTTGGCATTATTGAGCTAGTCCAAAAACTCATGACCATTCACCCTCGGTACTTTTTGTACATTATGTTGGCTTTGAGCTATTTCGTGGATGACGTCAATTTTCAACCCTGGGGGCCAGAGAACACCATTTCCGAGATTCTTGGAGCGTTCTTCTACCAGTCCTATCAAGTGACCCCCTTAGAGGTTCTGAGCCTATGCCTGGCAGTTTGGATTGGGATTAGTGCGCCAAAGATAACAAGGCACATATGGTGGCGAGAAGGCCTTGGGGTAGGGCTCTTTATGGTCGGGCTATATCAGGTGGGAACCTTTCTCTCACTTGGCGTTGGGCTTTCCAAAGGCGGCGATATCGGCCAGCACCTTATTCAGACAAGGCTCCATCACCTGCTCCCTATTTGGTTTTTTATTGGCTTTACTCTGATTTCATCCGAGACGCATTTAAAAGTTGTCTTCCGCATTTTGGTTTTGGCCACCACATTCAAGAGTGTGCAGGGAGTTGTTAATTTTGCAGCCCACTGGGGGACCTATACCGATCCTGAAAATGAGTATCTGATCGATCACTTTTTCTCAATCTATGCTGCCGTGGCGATTGTGTATCTATTTTATCAAGTGCTGGAGTCATCAGACCCGCGGCATCGATTATGGTCTGGGATCGGACTCGTTCCTGTGGTGATTGCCTTCGTTTTGAATGATCGCCGGACTGCGGTTGCAGGTCTAGGTGTCGCAGGGCTGGTGTTCCTAGGAAGCCGATCCAAGCAATGGTACCGCCGATATCGCAGAGCCCTTAGCACAGGGACCCTTGTGCTCGTAGCGATGACGGCAGCAACTTGGAACGTGCCGCCTCCGGTTGGGATTTTAGGCTCAACGGTAAAATCTCTGGTAGTGGGTGAGTCTCAACAGACTGATCGGCCTGATTACCGTGTTTTGGAGAATGCCAATCTACTGCACGGGGTGGCTCAGGAGCCCATCATGGGTATGGGAACAGGGCGACAGGTGGCAAATGTTTTCGGAATGCCAGATCTAAGTGAGATTTTCCCGACTTTTTTACTAACTCCCCACAATCTTTTTTTGGCTAACTGGGCCTATGGCGGGCCTCTCGTGGTGGCAGTTCTTACTTCGTTGATCGTGTTTATGACAGCACTTTCGTTGCGACTGCTTCGCTTTCCCCGCCACCCCGATCACTTCCTTCTCGGTTTGTTGAGCTTTGTTTTCTTTATGCAACTGCTTGCCTACGTCATTGGTGATTTGGGAACCTACGTGCAACGAAACCTTGTGACCGCTGGCTTACTTTTTGGAGCTTTGTTTCGCCTAACCAGGAGGGTTGACTGTGATTAA